The Thermoleophilaceae bacterium genome includes the window TCGCTCGAGGGCCTCGAGTCGTTCACCGTCTACGAGGAGGATCGCTGCTGGCTCGAGGCCTGCCAGTCGCCCGTTTGGGACACGGCCCTGGCGATCATCGCGCTGCGCGACGCGGGCATCGCAGCCGATGATCCGGCCCTGATCCGCGCGGCCGACTGGCTTCTCGACGAGGAGGTGCGCCTGCGCGGCGACTGGGCGGTGCGGCGCCCCGCGCTTGAGCCCGGCGGCTGGGCGTTCGAGTTCGAGAACGACAACTACCCGGACATCGACGACACCGCCGAGGTGGTGCTGGCGCTGCGGCGCGTGGCGCACCCGGATCGCGAGCGGGTGGACGCGGCGGTGCGGCGGGGCGTGAACTGGATCGTGGGGATGCAGTCCTCGAACGATGGCTGGGGCGCCTTTGACGCCGACAACTTTCACGGCCTGGTGGAGAAGCACCCGTTCTGCGACTTCGGCGAGGTGACCGATCCGCCGAGCGCCGACGTGACGGCGCACGCGATCGAGATGCTCGCCGCCGAGGGCATGGCGCACGGCGAGCCCGCGAGGCGCGGCCTCGCATGGCTGTTGCGCGAGCAGGAGGCCGACGGCTCCTGGTACGGGCGCTGGGGCGTGAACTACGTGTATGGAACCGGCGCGGCGCTGCCCGCCCTCGCGGCCATGGGCGTGGCGAGCGACGACCCGGCGATGCGGCGCGCGGTGGAGTGGCTGCGCGCGCACCAGAACGAGGACGGCGGCTGGGGCGAGGACTGCCGCTCGTACGTGGACCGCTCCTGGAGCGGGCGCGGCGAGTCCACCGCGTCGCAGACGGCGTGGGCTCTGATCGGGCTGCACGCTGCCGGGCACCCGCGCGACGAGATGGTCGATCGCGCTCTCACATGGCTCTCCTCGACCCAGCGCGAGGACGGCACCTGGGACGAGCCGTACTACACCGGCACCGGCTTCCCCGGCGACTTCTACATCAACTACCACCTGTACCGGCTCGTGTTCCCGGTCACGGCGCTCGGGCGCTGGGTCGCGTGAGCGGAGGGTTGCTCGTGCTCGCGCCGTTGCGGATAGAGGCATTCGCCGCCCGCCGGGCCGGCCGCGTGATGCGGACGGGGATGGGGCCCGACCGCGCTCGCGCCGCCGCGGCGCGGGCCGCTGCGGTGCCGGCGCGGGCGGTCGCGGTGCTCGGCTTCTGTGGTGCGCTTGCCGACGACCTGCAGCCAGGCGACCTGGTCCTCGCGGACGAGCTGCGCGGCGATGGGGCGGCTCTTCAGTGCCAGCGCTTACCGCAGCTGGTGAAGGAGCTCTCCGGATCGGGCCTCACCGTCCGCCAAGGCCCGATCGTCTCGGTGCCCAAGCTCTCGCGGGGGGCCGAGCGGGCACGTCTGGCGGCGGATGGCTCGATCGCCGTCGACATGGAGTCGGTCTGGCTGGCGACAGCCGCAGCCGATCGCCCGTTTGCCGCGCTTCGCGCGGTGGTAGACACGCCCACTCGTGAACTTGTCCGATTTTCGACAATGACAGGCGGGATTAAGGCGTATCGTGCTTTAGGAAGCGCTGCACGAGCGCTCGAGAACTGGACCGCAACGCTGCCCGACCCAACCAAGGAGACCTGACATATGCCGGTACCCCTCAGGCAGAGCGTGAGAGTGGGCTCTTATCTCATGAAGCAGAAGCTCCGCGGCGTGGAGAAGTTCCCGCTGCTCGTCGAGCTCGAGCCGCTCTTCCAGTGCAACCTGGCCTGCTCCTTCTGCGGGAAGATCCAGCATCCCGAGCACATCCTCAAGCAGCGGATGCCGGTGGATCAGGCGATCGGCGCGATCGAGGAATGCGGGGCGCCGATGGTCTCCATAGCGGGCGGGGAGCCGCTGGTTCATCCCGAGATCCACGTGATGGTGGAGGAGCTCCTCAAGCGCAAGAAGTTCGTCTTTCTCTGCACCAACGCGATCCTGCTCGAGAAGAAGATGGACAATTTCAAGCCGTCGCCCTACTTCACCTGGGTCGTGCATCTCGACGGCCTGCGCGAGCGGCACGACCAGTTCGTGGAGCGCGACGGGATCTTCGACAAGGCGGTGGCCGGGATCAGGGAGGCCAAGGCGCGCGGCTTCCGGGTGGGGACCAACACCACCTTCCTCAACACGGACACGCCCGACACCGTGAAGGAGGTGCTCGACTTCCTCAACGACGAGCTCGAGGTCGACACCATTCAGATCTCGCCCGCGTATGCGTACGAGAAGGCGCCGGACCAGGACCACTTCCCGGGCGTCGAGCAGACGCGCGCGCTGTTCTCGGCCGCGTTCGCCGACGGCGGCCGCAAGAAGTGGCGCCTCAACCACTCGCCCCTCTTCCTCGACTTCCTCGAGGGCAAGGTGGACTACCAGTGCACGCCGTGGGGGATTCCGAGCTACTCGATCTTCGGCTGGCAGCGCCCCTGCTACCTGATGGGCGACGGCTACGCGAAGACCTACAAGGAGCTGATCGAGACCACCGACTGGTCGAAGTACGGCCGCGGCAACGACGACCGGTGCAACAACTGCATGGCCCATTGCGGCTACGAGCCCACCGCCGTGCTGGCCACGAGCAAGTCGCTCAAGGAGTCGGTGCGCGCGATGGCGATGAGGTGAGACGCCGGCGAATCGCGGCCGCAAGGTCGTCCGGCTCGCGCGTGAGCCAGCGATGAGTCACGCGCAGCAGGCGATGGTTCTCCCCTAGGACCGCATCCCGCCGCCGATCCTCTTCGAAGGAGCGACGCGTTTTGTGGTGTTCCCAGGTGTCGAGCTCGACGATGAGTCGCGCCTCGGGCCAGTAGGCGTCCACCGTGTAGCCGTCGACGCTGACATTCATGGCGGGCGCTTCGATTTCGTAGCGTCTACAGAACGCAATAAGGAGGCGCTCCATCTTGCTGCGCGTGTGCATGGCTTCCGGCTCGATCTCCCTTATTGCCTGCCGTAGGGGTTGGATCCCACGGCGCCCGCGGTTCCTGCCGATGCACGCTTCGATTTCCTGGACGTCCAGCGCCTGCATCCGCTCAGCCTGCTCGAGCGCATAGACAAGCTTGCGCCGCGGCAGCACCTCGGCGAGGTCGACGAGCGTGCGCGCGAGGCTGGTCACCGGGATCCCGTCGACTTCATCGCGATCGTCGGGGTGCAGGCGGCGCGCGCGATGGACCCTGATTCCGTCGCGGCCGGCACAGCGACCACGGAGAACGGTCACATCGATGTCGCTCCACGCCGACCCCAGAAGATTCCGGTGGGCTCCCGCGCTTCTGTGGCTCAGCAGCGCACCGTCTCCGCAAGACAAGACGGCGCCCATGAACCGTCCCCGTGGCGACGGAGTGGGAGTCCCGACCGCGTACACGCCGGTGAACAGCGGGTGCAGCCGGCCGATGTGAACGCGGTACTCGATCGCGTCCTCCCCGATGCCGAGCTCGACCAGCTGCCGGCGCGCGATCACCGATCCCTGGGAATCGGCAAGCTGCGCCAGCTCCCACTCACCTGGACCATATTTACCGTGAAGAGCACGGAAAATATGGTCCACGTCGGTCATGCGCCGACGATTTCACGACCGGAGTAACGCCTCCAGGCGCTCCGGCAACAACCTCGCGACGGGTTTGTAACGAAGGCGCTACAGCTGCTCGAGCTGGCCCTCGCGGTCCTCGGCTTCGGCCTCGTGCCGGGCGGCGAAGCGCTTCGACCGCTCGGCCTGCGCCTCGAGCTGCTCGGCCTCGGCGAGATGGCGCGCCGCCTCGTCGCGGTGCGCTGCCGCCTGCGGTTCGAGCTCGGACGCACGTGAGGAGTGCGCCGCCGCCTCCTGGCGATGGCCGCCCAGCTCGGACTCGAGCCGTTCGCGGCGCCGCGCCTTCCCGATCGTGCGCCGGCGCGCCTCGAAGGCGAGCACCGCGGCCACGACGATTACGGCGGCGATGATGATCAGAACGATGGCGAGTGTGCTCATGCGCACAGCTGTACCCGGGCTGACATTCGCCTAGGCCCGAGCTTCGGCGCCAGGAGTGATGTACATCACTGTTTACCACGCGCTACTGTGGGGTAATGCACAGGACGGGAGATCGGGCGAACGAGGGGGACGCATGAGCAGCGCCAGCAATGGGACGGTCAAGTCGCTTCCGGAGCACGTCCGGTTCGCGATAGTGGGGAGCGGCTTCGCGGGCATCGGCTGCGGAATCCGCCTGAAGCAGGAGGGCGAGAACGACTTCCTGATCCTCGAGCGCGCCGGCGACGTGGGCGGCACGTGGCGGGACAACACCTATCCCGGCTGCGCGTGCGACGTGCCATCGCACCTCTACTCGTTCTCCTTCGAGCCGAACCCGAACTGGAGCCGCACGTTCTCGCCCCAGCCGGAGATCTGGGACTACCTGCGCCACTGCACGAAGAAGTACGGCATCGAGCCCCACATCCGCTTCAACCACATGGTCACCGAGGCGGCCTGGGACGACGAGGCGGAGGTGTGGCGTGTGGAGACCGAGCAGGGCAGCCTCACTGCCGACTTCCTCATCGCGGGTGTGGGACCGCTGAGCGATCCGCGGCTGCCGGACATCCCGGGCATCGAGAGCTTCGAGGGGCGCATGTTCCACACGGCGCGCTGGGATCACGACTACGACCTGCGCGGCAAGCGCGTGGCGGTGATCGGCACCGGCGCGTCGTCGATCCAGGTGGTGCCGAAGATCCAGCCGCTCGTGGGCAAGCTGCACGTGTTCCAGCGCACGGCGCCGTGGATCGTCCCGCAGCGCGACCGCGAGCTCACCAGGCTCGAGAAGCGCCTGTACAAGCTCTTCCCGCCCGCCCAGCTCGCGATGCGCGCGGCGATCTACTGGATGCGCGAGCTGTTCGTGATCGGCTTCATGCACCCGCGCGAGGGAGGCGTGAACGAGAAGCTCGCCCGCACGCATCTGCAGCGGCAGGTGAAGGATCCCGAGCTGCGCGCGAAGCTCACGCCGAACTACCGCATGGGCTGCAAGCGGGTGCTGATCTCAGACAGCTACTACCCCGCGCTGCAGCAGCCCAATGCCGAGGTGGTCACCGACCGCATCACGGAGATCAGGCCGCACTCGATCGTCACGGCGGACGGCGAGGAGCGCGAGGTGGACGCGATCGTTCTCGGCACGGGCTTCCACGTGACCGACATGCCGGTGGCCGAGTACGTGAAGGGGCGCGGGGGTCGCACGATGGCCGACATGTGGCAGGGCAGCCCGCAGGCGTATCTCGGCAGCACGGTGGCCGGGTTCCCCAACCTGTTCTTCCTGGTTGGGCCGAACACGGGTCTTGGCCACAACTCGATCGTGTTCATGATCGAGTCGCAGCTCAACTACCTGGCCGAGTGCCTGGAGCACATGAAGGTGCGCGACGCGGACGTGTTCGAGGTGCGCGACGACGTGCAGGAGCGCTTCAACGCGCGCATCCAGAAGCAGCTCGAGGGCACGGTGTGGAACTCGGGCGGCTGCGCCAGCTGGTACATCGACGAGAACGGCAAGAACACGACGATCTGGCCGGGCTTCACCTGGCCGTACCGCCAGCAGACGCGCCACTTCAATCCGGCGGACTACGCGCTCACCGCGAGGCGCCGGGCGCCGCAGCCCGTGGCCGCCTGAGCCACTTCACCCAACGGCGGTAATCCACTTTGCACCCCCCGATCGGGGGGCGTA containing:
- a CDS encoding type IV toxin-antitoxin system AbiEi family antitoxin domain-containing protein, whose product is MTDVDHIFRALHGKYGPGEWELAQLADSQGSVIARRQLVELGIGEDAIEYRVHIGRLHPLFTGVYAVGTPTPSPRGRFMGAVLSCGDGALLSHRSAGAHRNLLGSAWSDIDVTVLRGRCAGRDGIRVHRARRLHPDDRDEVDGIPVTSLARTLVDLAEVLPRRKLVYALEQAERMQALDVQEIEACIGRNRGRRGIQPLRQAIREIEPEAMHTRSKMERLLIAFCRRYEIEAPAMNVSVDGYTVDAYWPEARLIVELDTWEHHKTRRSFEEDRRRDAVLGENHRLLRVTHRWLTREPDDLAAAIRRRLTSSPSRAPTP
- a CDS encoding NAD(P)/FAD-dependent oxidoreductase produces the protein MSSASNGTVKSLPEHVRFAIVGSGFAGIGCGIRLKQEGENDFLILERAGDVGGTWRDNTYPGCACDVPSHLYSFSFEPNPNWSRTFSPQPEIWDYLRHCTKKYGIEPHIRFNHMVTEAAWDDEAEVWRVETEQGSLTADFLIAGVGPLSDPRLPDIPGIESFEGRMFHTARWDHDYDLRGKRVAVIGTGASSIQVVPKIQPLVGKLHVFQRTAPWIVPQRDRELTRLEKRLYKLFPPAQLAMRAAIYWMRELFVIGFMHPREGGVNEKLARTHLQRQVKDPELRAKLTPNYRMGCKRVLISDSYYPALQQPNAEVVTDRITEIRPHSIVTADGEEREVDAIVLGTGFHVTDMPVAEYVKGRGGRTMADMWQGSPQAYLGSTVAGFPNLFFLVGPNTGLGHNSIVFMIESQLNYLAECLEHMKVRDADVFEVRDDVQERFNARIQKQLEGTVWNSGGCASWYIDENGKNTTIWPGFTWPYRQQTRHFNPADYALTARRRAPQPVAA
- the hpnH gene encoding adenosyl-hopene transferase HpnH — protein: MPVPLRQSVRVGSYLMKQKLRGVEKFPLLVELEPLFQCNLACSFCGKIQHPEHILKQRMPVDQAIGAIEECGAPMVSIAGGEPLVHPEIHVMVEELLKRKKFVFLCTNAILLEKKMDNFKPSPYFTWVVHLDGLRERHDQFVERDGIFDKAVAGIREAKARGFRVGTNTTFLNTDTPDTVKEVLDFLNDELEVDTIQISPAYAYEKAPDQDHFPGVEQTRALFSAAFADGGRKKWRLNHSPLFLDFLEGKVDYQCTPWGIPSYSIFGWQRPCYLMGDGYAKTYKELIETTDWSKYGRGNDDRCNNCMAHCGYEPTAVLATSKSLKESVRAMAMR
- the shc gene encoding squalene--hopene cyclase, which encodes MSDVSVAPSRADEAARDALAHAREHLLSLQRADGYWRGLLETNVSMDAEDLLLREFLGIREEERSRLSANWIRSQQREDGSWGNFYGAPGDLSTTVESYAALRLCGDPLDADHMVRAREFILAHGGVENARVFTHIWLALFGIWSWDHIPALPPELMLLPGGAPVSIYSFACWGRQTVAALTVVWAHRPVRPLPFGLEELFTGVPRGVERGSLRTLRGWFGVLDRALRAYERRPLRWLRRIALTRAESWIIARQEADGSWGGIQPPWVYSMMALDLQGYPIDHPLMQASLEGLESFTVYEEDRCWLEACQSPVWDTALAIIALRDAGIAADDPALIRAADWLLDEEVRLRGDWAVRRPALEPGGWAFEFENDNYPDIDDTAEVVLALRRVAHPDRERVDAAVRRGVNWIVGMQSSNDGWGAFDADNFHGLVEKHPFCDFGEVTDPPSADVTAHAIEMLAAEGMAHGEPARRGLAWLLREQEADGSWYGRWGVNYVYGTGAALPALAAMGVASDDPAMRRAVEWLRAHQNEDGGWGEDCRSYVDRSWSGRGESTASQTAWALIGLHAAGHPRDEMVDRALTWLSSTQREDGTWDEPYYTGTGFPGDFYINYHLYRLVFPVTALGRWVA